In Nitrobacteraceae bacterium AZCC 1564, the following proteins share a genomic window:
- a CDS encoding hypothetical protein (product_source=Hypo-rule applied), translated as MEKRLRKYGHQGTKHNAARKCDAKIRTSASGAVK; from the coding sequence ATGGAGAAGCGCCTCCGCAAATACGGTCATCAGGGAACCAAGCACAACGCCGCCAGGAAGTGTGATGCCAAAATTCGCACGAGCGCCAGTGGCGCCGTCAAATAG
- a CDS encoding hypothetical protein (product_source=Hypo-rule applied; superfamily=47413; transmembrane_helix_parts=Outside_1_28,TMhelix_29_51,Inside_52_59), whose amino-acid sequence MADPAADVESYLEAAKTAGMNIDYVIDNHGLVIGTLFGSVEQAIALRSFGAIRARRKRQ is encoded by the coding sequence GTGGCCGACCCGGCTGCCGATGTCGAAAGCTACCTTGAAGCGGCCAAGACTGCCGGCATGAACATCGACTACGTGATCGATAACCATGGGCTCGTTATCGGCACCTTGTTTGGATCCGTTGAGCAGGCGATTGCCTTGCGTAGCTTCGGCGCGATCCGTGCGCGAAGGAAACGGCAATAG
- a CDS encoding NitT/TauT family transport system ATP-binding protein (product_source=KO:K02049; cath_funfam=3.40.50.300; cog=COG1116; ko=KO:K02049; pfam=PF00005; smart=SM00382; superfamily=52540), with translation MSTIRFEHVGRTFGRGMVALKDVSVTVADKEFVAIVGPSGCGKTTLMRMVAGLEVPSSGHVYVDDKEVTGPGPERAVVFQQFALFPWKTVAENIGFGLRAKGMPRDEIQRRVARYVRMMHLDGHEQSYPSQLSGGMQQRVAIARAYALEPKVLLMDEPFGALDAQTRTVMQEDLAATCQQNPLTVLFITHAVEEAVYLADRVVVMDRRPGRIRDIIDVGATRRAEKWSSAARIEDVMDRPSFVHFRTQIWKMLRDEAA, from the coding sequence ATGAGTACAATCCGCTTCGAGCACGTAGGTCGCACGTTCGGTCGAGGTATGGTGGCCTTGAAGGATGTGAGTGTTACGGTTGCTGACAAGGAGTTCGTCGCGATCGTAGGGCCATCAGGGTGCGGAAAGACAACGTTGATGCGAATGGTTGCAGGCTTGGAGGTGCCAAGTAGCGGCCACGTGTACGTCGACGATAAAGAAGTTACCGGCCCGGGGCCCGAACGAGCAGTTGTCTTTCAGCAGTTCGCTCTTTTCCCATGGAAGACAGTGGCGGAAAATATCGGGTTCGGTCTCCGCGCCAAAGGTATGCCGCGAGACGAGATTCAGCGGCGCGTCGCTCGTTACGTTCGTATGATGCATCTAGATGGTCACGAGCAGAGCTATCCTAGTCAGCTCTCTGGAGGCATGCAGCAACGTGTTGCAATTGCCCGTGCTTATGCACTCGAGCCTAAAGTGCTTCTAATGGATGAGCCGTTTGGTGCTCTCGATGCGCAGACAAGAACGGTGATGCAGGAGGATTTGGCGGCCACCTGCCAGCAAAATCCACTTACGGTTCTCTTTATTACTCACGCCGTTGAGGAGGCTGTCTACCTGGCCGATCGCGTTGTGGTGATGGACCGCAGACCGGGCCGTATTCGTGACATCATCGATGTGGGAGCGACGCGTCGAGCGGAAAAATGGTCGAGCGCGGCGCGGATTGAGGATGTGATGGATCGACCGAGCTTCGTTCACTTTCGTACGCAGATTTGGAAGATGTTAAGGGACGAAGCGGCATAG
- a CDS encoding LacI family gluconate utilization system Gnt-I transcriptional repressor (product_source=KO:K06145; cath_funfam=3.40.50.2300; cog=COG1609; ko=KO:K06145; pfam=PF00356,PF13377; smart=SM00354; superfamily=47413,53822), translating into MNTRKPPTMRDVARLAGVAPMTVSRALRDGSSVHAETREAIRRAVKELGYVTNLAASALSARGSKQIGLVVPNVSNSVFAETIEGLSSVLAPAGYSLCIAYSGYDRETEEQQVRGLLSYKPDAIILTGFTHTTATRTLLRTMGIPVVEFWNIGPEPIDMAVGFSNYQGALEMTRYLIDKGARRLGYIGGTQTDNDRTQAREEGFRQALASAGLPAQEAWISSDTIAYSSGSELARRFAATPKNARPEAWFAASDIIAAGFIFECQRLGINVPGDVAVAGFDDTALAAAMNPQLTTVRIPQRRIGTVTGELLLARLRKKPIEQSIVNVGFELITRETA; encoded by the coding sequence ATGAACACACGAAAACCTCCAACTATGCGCGACGTTGCGCGCCTTGCCGGGGTCGCGCCGATGACTGTCAGTCGGGCATTGCGCGACGGCAGCAGCGTTCACGCTGAAACCCGGGAGGCGATACGTCGCGCAGTCAAGGAATTGGGTTACGTCACGAACCTCGCCGCAAGCGCTCTATCTGCGCGCGGAAGCAAGCAAATTGGCTTGGTCGTTCCCAACGTATCGAATTCCGTATTTGCCGAAACAATCGAGGGATTGTCGAGCGTCCTTGCACCAGCTGGGTATTCGCTCTGTATTGCATACAGTGGATACGATAGGGAAACAGAGGAGCAACAGGTCCGAGGTCTACTCAGCTATAAGCCGGATGCGATAATACTGACGGGCTTTACCCACACGACGGCTACCAGAACTCTTCTCCGAACGATGGGAATACCCGTTGTCGAGTTTTGGAATATCGGGCCAGAGCCGATCGACATGGCGGTTGGGTTCTCGAATTATCAAGGCGCGCTGGAAATGACCCGTTACCTCATCGATAAGGGGGCGCGTCGGTTGGGCTACATCGGCGGTACGCAGACCGATAACGACCGAACTCAAGCGCGTGAAGAGGGCTTTCGCCAAGCGTTGGCGTCGGCAGGGCTTCCGGCGCAAGAAGCTTGGATATCGAGCGATACCATCGCCTATTCGAGCGGAAGCGAATTAGCGAGGCGGTTCGCGGCCACGCCAAAGAATGCGCGCCCAGAAGCGTGGTTCGCGGCCAGTGATATCATTGCCGCTGGCTTCATCTTTGAGTGCCAGCGACTCGGCATCAATGTGCCCGGCGATGTGGCTGTTGCCGGCTTTGACGATACTGCGTTGGCGGCCGCCATGAATCCGCAACTTACGACTGTTCGCATTCCGCAGCGGCGGATCGGAACGGTCACGGGAGAACTGCTCTTAGCGCGACTGCGCAAGAAGCCCATCGAGCAGTCCATCGTCAACGTCGGTTTTGAGCTCATCACGCGCGAAACGGCTTGA
- a CDS encoding D-psicose/D-tagatose/L-ribulose 3-epimerase (product_source=KO:K18910; cath_funfam=3.20.20.150; cog=COG1082; ko=KO:K18910; pfam=PF01261; superfamily=51658): MNLQVAIHPAIWTGDFSANGIKPALDRAAAIGFSHVVVPLRSFEIIDPAAMAQAFESRGLSPINTAGVAPDCDIGSIDQTMQQRGRDRLRRAIAMARDMGSSQINGVFYAPLMKASGPPVPGQMQRSAEVLGALAGEAQAAGVRLAIELVNRYETNLLNTVAQGMEYLKLAGEHPNLMLHLDTFHMAIEEANMQAAIDVALPKLGYFELDQSHRGALTDGSLDLARLATRLAQSGYHGMLGIEAFARAPMAPDHADALAIWRDPFADSDKLARDGLGLIKSMFEN; the protein is encoded by the coding sequence ATGAATCTGCAGGTCGCTATTCATCCTGCGATATGGACGGGAGACTTTTCCGCCAATGGCATTAAGCCGGCCTTGGATAGAGCCGCAGCAATCGGATTTAGCCACGTTGTCGTACCATTGCGAAGCTTCGAGATCATAGATCCTGCCGCAATGGCGCAAGCTTTCGAGAGCAGGGGATTAAGCCCGATCAATACGGCGGGCGTTGCCCCTGATTGTGACATCGGAAGTATCGATCAGACCATGCAACAGCGCGGCCGTGATCGACTGCGCCGCGCCATCGCAATGGCCCGAGATATGGGTTCAAGTCAAATCAACGGTGTGTTCTATGCGCCGTTGATGAAAGCATCAGGTCCCCCGGTGCCAGGGCAAATGCAACGAAGTGCCGAAGTCCTCGGTGCATTGGCGGGCGAAGCGCAGGCTGCCGGAGTGCGTCTGGCAATCGAATTGGTCAATCGTTACGAGACCAATCTGCTCAACACGGTGGCGCAGGGGATGGAGTATCTCAAACTCGCGGGAGAGCATCCGAACCTCATGTTACATCTCGACACGTTTCATATGGCGATTGAAGAAGCTAACATGCAGGCGGCGATAGATGTCGCTCTCCCAAAGCTGGGGTACTTTGAGCTTGATCAAAGCCACCGCGGAGCACTTACGGATGGTAGCCTCGATCTCGCGCGACTTGCGACGCGATTGGCACAGAGCGGCTATCATGGCATGTTGGGGATAGAGGCCTTTGCGCGTGCGCCGATGGCACCTGATCATGCCGATGCTCTTGCGATTTGGCGCGATCCGTTTGCAGATTCCGATAAATTGGCACGTGACGGTCTTGGTTTAATCAAGTCCATGTTCGAAAACTGA